One genomic segment of Polynucleobacter sp. MWH-UH2A includes these proteins:
- a CDS encoding HAD family phosphatase, with amino-acid sequence MTQLALFDLDHTLLPCDSDYEWGQFLARIGVVDSEYYARQNERFYQDYKDGKLDIHEFLRFALKPLSEHSRAQLKEWHDQFMQEVINGQLRQKAIDLVKQHQDAGDLCCVVTATNSFVTRPIVERFGIEHLIATEPATSGDNPLADFTGEVKGSPNFREGKILNLHAWLAKQELKLDQLPRSYFYSDSMNDLPLLEQVSHPVVTNPDERLRNEAQKRNWPILELFA; translated from the coding sequence GTGACACAGTTAGCCCTTTTCGATTTAGATCACACCCTACTCCCTTGTGATAGCGACTATGAATGGGGACAGTTTTTGGCTCGCATTGGTGTAGTGGATAGTGAGTACTACGCTCGACAAAATGAACGCTTCTATCAAGATTACAAAGACGGTAAGCTCGACATTCATGAATTTCTGCGATTTGCCCTCAAGCCCCTCTCTGAGCACTCACGCGCGCAACTCAAAGAGTGGCACGATCAATTTATGCAAGAGGTAATCAATGGGCAGCTACGGCAAAAAGCCATCGATTTAGTCAAACAACATCAAGATGCTGGCGACCTTTGCTGCGTTGTAACCGCGACCAATAGTTTTGTCACGCGCCCCATTGTTGAACGCTTTGGTATTGAACATCTTATCGCCACCGAACCGGCAACCAGTGGCGATAATCCATTGGCTGATTTCACAGGCGAAGTGAAGGGAAGCCCAAATTTTCGTGAAGGCAAAATTCTGAATTTGCATGCCTGGCTAGCAAAACAAGAGCTCAAACTTGATCAGTTGCCACGCAGCTATTTTTATTCTGACTCCATGAACGACCTACCGCTACTTGAGCAAGTCAGTCATCCTGTGGTCACTAACCCAGATGAGCGCTTGCGTAATGAGGCACAAAAACGCAATTGGCCCATCCTTGAACTGTTTGCATGA
- a CDS encoding AI-2E family transporter, whose product MAEIFTPFLTAFILAYALRPVCLWLEKHRLPRGLAAALAVLFGLGLIFFIFSLLIGLLKYEIPLIRTQIPNWINNTQTWLGPKLNDLHINFDWASLKVDVIQKITAHINENADSLMSTALDTVLLSSSSVIAGFVNAILIIFVMFYLLIDWTHFFGLLRTIVPVRAQDTVHHLAMHTDGLLSQYLRGMLIVVSIMAVYYSAGLALIGVKGAVALGVFTALMIVIPYIGITIGLSLATISALLQFGPNAEVLGVLILFGFGQFIEGFFLTPRLVGERIGLHPVAVLFALLLFGKLFGFFGVLLALPISAVSLVLVKYLWSVYTQSSWYQK is encoded by the coding sequence ATGGCTGAAATTTTTACCCCATTTTTGACCGCATTCATCTTGGCGTATGCCCTGCGACCCGTTTGCCTATGGCTTGAAAAACACCGCCTCCCTCGTGGTCTTGCTGCCGCTCTAGCGGTCCTTTTTGGTCTTGGCCTCATTTTTTTCATTTTCAGCCTCCTCATTGGGCTACTCAAATATGAAATTCCGCTTATTCGCACTCAAATCCCAAACTGGATTAATAACACCCAAACTTGGCTCGGCCCAAAGCTAAATGATCTGCATATCAATTTCGATTGGGCATCCCTCAAGGTTGATGTCATTCAAAAAATTACGGCGCATATTAACGAGAATGCCGACAGCTTGATGAGTACCGCACTCGACACTGTTCTGTTATCGAGCAGTTCTGTCATTGCAGGTTTTGTGAACGCGATACTGATCATCTTTGTGATGTTCTATTTGTTAATTGACTGGACCCATTTCTTTGGTCTACTCAGAACCATTGTTCCAGTGCGCGCGCAAGACACTGTGCATCACCTTGCAATGCATACCGATGGATTGCTTTCGCAATACTTGCGTGGCATGTTAATTGTAGTCTCCATCATGGCGGTTTACTACAGCGCTGGCTTAGCGTTAATCGGCGTGAAGGGTGCCGTCGCCTTAGGTGTATTCACAGCTTTAATGATTGTGATTCCCTACATTGGGATCACAATAGGTTTAAGCCTAGCAACTATCTCAGCACTTTTGCAATTTGGTCCTAACGCAGAAGTGCTTGGAGTCCTCATTCTTTTTGGCTTTGGGCAGTTCATTGAAGGCTTCTTCCTCACCCCACGTCTAGTGGGTGAGCGTATTGGCTTACACCCCGTAGCCGTCTTGTTCGCATTGCTTTTATTTGGAAAACTGTTTGGTTTCTTTGGCGTTCTTTTAGCGTTACCTATCAGTGCAGTGAGCTTGGTGCTAGTGAAATATCTCTGGTCTGTTTATACGCAAAGCTCTTGGTATCAAAAATAA
- the folK gene encoding 2-amino-4-hydroxy-6-hydroxymethyldihydropteridine diphosphokinase yields MARAFIGFGGNIGDTRQLITDAIVCLAQRAQLHILAKSCFYQSAPVEATGGDYINAVIEIETELSPYGLLHVCQAIEQEFGRERPYANAPRTLDLDILSFEGITQNETELMLPHPKIIERSFVLLPLLEIAPNFFLPNLGELKAYLPKVAHQRIEKLPCRNCNCGEKDVYSQTAH; encoded by the coding sequence ATGGCACGAGCTTTTATCGGATTTGGCGGCAACATCGGCGACACGCGTCAGCTCATTACTGACGCCATTGTTTGCTTAGCGCAACGTGCTCAACTTCACATTCTTGCCAAAAGTTGTTTTTATCAAAGTGCTCCCGTTGAAGCGACTGGTGGCGATTACATTAATGCCGTCATTGAGATTGAAACAGAGCTCAGTCCTTACGGCTTACTTCATGTTTGCCAAGCAATTGAACAAGAATTTGGCAGGGAGCGGCCCTACGCAAATGCTCCGCGAACTTTAGATCTGGATATTTTGTCTTTTGAGGGCATCACTCAGAATGAAACCGAGTTGATGTTGCCCCACCCCAAAATCATTGAGCGCTCATTTGTTTTGTTGCCTTTGCTAGAAATTGCCCCTAATTTCTTTCTACCCAATTTAGGTGAATTAAAGGCTTACCTCCCTAAAGTAGCTCACCAGCGTATCGAAAAACTCCCCTGCCGCAACTGCAATTGCGGTGAAAAAGACGTTTATAGCCAAACGGCACATTAA
- the purM gene encoding phosphoribosylformylglycinamidine cyclo-ligase, with protein MTSSTNSSSKGLSYRDAGVDIDAGDDLVDRIKPLAKKTMREGVLAGIGGFGALFEVPKRYKEPVLVSGTDGVGTKLRLAFEWNRHDTIGQDLVAMSVNDILVQGAEPLFFLDYFACGKLSVETAATVVGGIAKGCELSGCALIGGETAEMPGMYPPGEYDLAGFAVGAVEKSKIITGNTIVPGDVVLAIGSSGAHSNGYSLVRKIIERAGAKPSDDLGGRSLGDVVMAPTEIYVKPFLKLISEIDVKGMAHITGGGLVDNVPRVLPENTQAVLHRDSWQLPELFRWLQMKGGVADAEMVRVFNCGIGMVVIVSPAQVDAAIQSLTAQGLKAWTVGEVVERPKDAPQTIVI; from the coding sequence ATGACTTCTTCTACCAATTCTTCTTCAAAAGGCCTTTCCTACCGCGATGCGGGCGTTGATATTGACGCCGGGGATGATTTAGTTGATCGCATTAAGCCCTTGGCCAAGAAAACCATGCGGGAGGGTGTTTTGGCAGGAATTGGTGGTTTTGGAGCTCTTTTTGAGGTTCCGAAGCGCTATAAAGAGCCTGTTTTAGTATCTGGCACTGATGGAGTGGGTACCAAGCTACGTTTAGCTTTCGAGTGGAATCGTCACGACACTATTGGCCAAGATTTAGTGGCCATGAGCGTCAATGACATTTTGGTGCAGGGCGCCGAGCCATTATTTTTCTTGGATTATTTTGCTTGTGGCAAGCTCTCTGTAGAGACTGCAGCAACGGTAGTGGGTGGTATAGCCAAAGGTTGTGAATTATCGGGCTGCGCATTAATCGGTGGTGAAACTGCAGAGATGCCTGGAATGTATCCTCCGGGCGAATATGACTTGGCAGGTTTTGCGGTGGGTGCAGTTGAGAAATCCAAAATCATTACGGGTAATACGATTGTTCCTGGTGATGTGGTTTTGGCGATAGGTTCTAGTGGCGCGCACTCCAATGGTTACTCTTTAGTACGAAAAATTATTGAACGCGCTGGTGCAAAACCGAGTGATGATTTGGGCGGCCGTTCATTGGGCGATGTGGTCATGGCTCCAACAGAAATTTATGTGAAGCCGTTCCTGAAATTGATTTCTGAAATCGATGTTAAGGGTATGGCTCATATTACTGGTGGCGGTCTAGTGGATAACGTGCCACGTGTACTGCCCGAGAATACCCAGGCTGTATTACATCGCGATAGCTGGCAGTTGCCTGAGCTCTTCCGTTGGTTGCAAATGAAGGGTGGCGTTGCTGATGCGGAAATGGTGCGAGTATTTAACTGCGGTATTGGTATGGTGGTGATTGTGTCCCCAGCTCAGGTTGATGCAGCGATTCAATCACTAACTGCACAAGGCTTAAAAGCATGGACCGTGGGCGAAGTTGTTGAGCGCCCTAAGGATGCCCCACAAACCATTGTTATCTAA
- the pcnB gene encoding polynucleotide adenylyltransferase PcnB has translation MITKFFKRILRRDPMVKHTQANLAGAPKRIPKKSHRIAPHLLSKNAVKVTQTLQQAGFEAFIVGGAVRDLVLGIEPKDFDVATNATPDQVQRLFRKARLIGRRFQIVHVTFFGKGHPEIIEVSTFRALLDNAGDHVAESGRILRDNVWGSQGEDAARRDFTINAMYYEPSTETVLDYHGGMADMQRKTLRMIGDPAKRYREDPVRMLRAIRFAAKTGFNLDSDTRSPIAKLGRLLQDVPAARLFDEILKLLMSGYSWAAIQGLREAGLHHGLLPLLDHILDESENAVGANGFVKLALANTDQRIQSGKSVSAGFLFATLLWPDLLKNWKANLAKGMANIPALQDAMDETIATQSSGMTIQRRFESDMREIWSMQPRFERRVGRYPYRLIEMPRFRAGYDFMLLRCATGEQNPALGQWWTDFIAADPAGQEALMTSAKTELGNTTNSPTKRRRRRKPKSTSPAEVSSS, from the coding sequence ATGATTACTAAGTTTTTTAAACGCATCTTGCGTCGTGACCCCATGGTTAAACACACGCAGGCTAATCTGGCTGGAGCCCCCAAACGGATTCCTAAAAAATCTCACCGGATTGCTCCACATCTACTTTCTAAAAACGCAGTTAAGGTTACGCAGACCCTGCAACAAGCTGGGTTCGAAGCCTTTATTGTGGGTGGTGCAGTACGTGATCTTGTCCTAGGAATTGAGCCAAAAGATTTTGATGTGGCCACTAACGCCACCCCAGACCAAGTCCAAAGACTCTTTCGCAAAGCCCGCCTCATTGGTCGACGCTTTCAAATTGTTCACGTGACCTTCTTTGGCAAAGGCCACCCTGAAATCATTGAGGTTTCCACCTTCAGGGCATTGCTGGATAACGCGGGTGATCATGTAGCTGAAAGTGGTCGTATTTTGCGTGACAACGTCTGGGGCTCTCAGGGCGAGGATGCTGCCCGTCGCGACTTTACGATCAACGCAATGTATTACGAACCCTCCACCGAAACTGTCCTTGACTATCACGGTGGCATGGCGGATATGCAAAGAAAAACCTTGCGCATGATTGGCGATCCAGCCAAACGCTATCGCGAAGATCCTGTCAGGATGCTCAGGGCCATTCGTTTTGCAGCTAAGACAGGATTCAACCTGGATTCCGACACACGCTCGCCGATTGCGAAATTAGGCAGGCTCTTACAGGACGTGCCGGCAGCAAGACTCTTTGATGAAATTCTGAAACTCCTCATGTCTGGCTATTCCTGGGCTGCTATTCAAGGCCTTCGAGAGGCAGGCTTACACCACGGACTTCTACCATTGCTTGACCACATCTTGGATGAGAGTGAAAACGCTGTTGGAGCAAATGGCTTTGTGAAGCTAGCGCTCGCCAATACAGACCAGCGCATTCAATCTGGAAAAAGTGTATCGGCAGGATTTTTATTTGCCACTTTGCTATGGCCAGATCTTTTAAAGAATTGGAAAGCCAATCTCGCCAAAGGCATGGCCAATATTCCTGCCCTTCAAGATGCAATGGACGAAACGATTGCCACTCAAAGTAGCGGCATGACGATACAACGCCGCTTTGAAAGTGACATGCGAGAAATATGGTCAATGCAACCGCGCTTCGAAAGGCGTGTAGGGCGCTACCCTTATCGCTTAATTGAAATGCCCCGTTTTAGGGCAGGCTATGACTTCATGCTTCTGCGCTGTGCAACTGGCGAACAAAATCCAGCACTTGGTCAATGGTGGACTGATTTCATCGCAGCAGATCCTGCTGGGCAAGAGGCTTTGATGACTAGCGCCAAAACCGAACTAGGTAATACCACTAACTCGCCCACCAAAAGGCGTCGTCGTAGAAAACCAAAATCCACAAGCCCAGCAGAAGTTTCTTCGAGCTAA
- the hda gene encoding DnaA regulatory inactivator Hda, producing the protein MNTPPLPKQFALDIGHTPQASLENYLPGNDRALISTLQTLADSWKQATSKETSNPLNHHWIYWWGPEGSGRTHLLQAVANAAEHVGLHAFSLTPSEPISWVRLEERISALAQNEQPSVITVDDVDRLDDRLVGALFRILNTVQASKNIHIFMAGNAAPAKLTLREDLRTRLGWGLIFQTQLLGDDEKIQALEQAAKDRGLVLSPEVVPWLLNRFYRDMPNLMALIDALDAYSLETKRAVTLPLVRELLQPK; encoded by the coding sequence ATGAATACGCCACCGCTTCCAAAACAATTTGCTTTAGATATTGGCCATACCCCACAAGCGAGTCTAGAAAACTACCTGCCTGGGAACGATCGCGCCCTCATTTCGACTCTGCAAACACTTGCCGATTCCTGGAAGCAAGCCACATCAAAAGAAACTAGCAATCCGCTGAATCATCACTGGATCTATTGGTGGGGCCCTGAAGGGTCTGGACGTACACACTTACTTCAAGCCGTGGCAAATGCAGCGGAGCATGTTGGACTGCATGCATTCTCACTAACACCCAGCGAACCTATTAGCTGGGTACGCCTCGAAGAGCGCATTTCTGCATTGGCACAAAATGAGCAGCCTTCGGTCATCACTGTTGATGACGTTGACCGTCTTGACGACAGACTGGTAGGCGCACTTTTTCGCATTCTCAATACCGTCCAGGCTAGTAAAAATATCCATATCTTTATGGCTGGCAATGCCGCGCCGGCTAAGTTAACGCTTCGCGAGGACCTACGGACACGCCTAGGATGGGGTCTCATCTTTCAAACCCAACTTCTGGGCGATGATGAGAAAATACAAGCATTAGAGCAAGCCGCCAAAGACCGTGGACTGGTGCTTTCCCCAGAAGTGGTTCCGTGGTTATTAAATCGCTTCTATCGTGACATGCCTAACTTAATGGCCTTAATCGATGCTTTGGATGCTTACTCATTAGAAACAAAACGTGCAGTAACCTTGCCATTAGTGCGCGAGCTTCTGCAACCTAAATAA